One region of Camelina sativa cultivar DH55 chromosome 6, Cs, whole genome shotgun sequence genomic DNA includes:
- the LOC104793912 gene encoding nucleosome assembly protein 1;2-like translates to MSYDNEKLTLYIHYGGLLSKKGKNICYKGGSTAPNMLVDPDSLTFSIFEDFTNNPETVSNVEKDKDNEIMKMAVEAKDCGEVYIYVEHSVSPPNVINDANLVTGACLDDGEKADDEGDSEEDDIDEEESGGENREEENDEEERDEECQKEDLEEEGAEDENQILLEGAADTRFADLFAEAEQQTTTVHGVATQPNVDDENGYDS, encoded by the exons atgaG TTACGATAACGAGAAACTCACCCTGTACATTCACTACGGAGGTTTATTGTCGAAGAAAGGGAAGAATATATGTTATAAAGGTGGTTCGACTGCACCAAATATGCTGGTAGATCCAGATTCGCTTACATTCTCAATTTTTGAAGATTTCACAAATAATCCAGAAACTGTTAGCAATGTGGAGAAG GATAAGGATAACGAGATTATGAAGATGGCTGTAGAGGCAAAAGATTGTGGAGAGGTTTACATCTACGTTGAACATAGTGTTTCTCCACCAAATGTAATTAATGATGCGAATTTGGTGACTGGAGCATGTTTGGATGATGGTGAAAAGGCTGATGATGAAGGCGATAGTGAGGAAGATGacatagatgaagaagaaagtggtGGTGAAAAcagagaggaagaaaatgatgaagaagagagagatgaagaatgTCAAAAAGAAGACCTAGAGGAAGAAGGAGCTGAGGATGAGAATCAGATATTACTTGAAGGAGCTGCTGATACACGGTTTGCAGATTTGTTTGCAGAAGCTGAACAACAGACTACTACAGTTCATGGTGTGGCTACTCAGCCTAATGTAGATGATGAAAATGGATATGATAGTTAA
- the LOC104793911 gene encoding glutathione S-transferase T3-like produces MDSEDSLNPYRFSASFYDLLQSQHDTCNHIDSPNESQCSDVPPAAPSPVGNRRARHTWLPADDVMLVSAWLNTSKDPITSNEQRLGAFWGRIATYVSKCLNVVGRPFKDSSHCKQRWGKINDNVCKFVGCYEAATREKSSGQNEDDVMKLAHQIFFNDHNVKFTLEHAWRSEVVCFHIS; encoded by the coding sequence ATGGATTCAGAGGACTCGTTGAATCCATATCGTTTCTCTGCTAGCTTCTACGATCTCCTGCAAAGTCAACATGATACCTGCAACCACATTGACTCTCCTAATGAGAGTCAATGTTCTGATGTCCCACCTGCAGCTCCATCACCTGTTGGTAACCGACGAGCAAGGCATACTTGGTTACCAGCAGATGATGTGATGCTTGTGTCTGCTTGGCTAAACACAAGCAAGGACCCGATAACATCAAACGAGCAGAGACTTGGAGCCTTTTGGGGAAGGATTGCGACCTACGTATCTAAATGTCTGAATGTTGTAGGTCGACCATTTAAAGATTCAAGTCATTGTAAGCAGCGGTGGGGTAAGATCAACGACAATGTTTGCAAGTTCGTTGGATGCTATGAAGCTGCGACAAGGGAGAAATCTAGTGGGCAGAATGAAGATGACGTTATGAAGCTAGCACACCAGATCTTCTTCAATGATCACAATGTCAAATTCACCTTGGAGCATGCATGGCGATCAGAAGTGGTGTGCTTCCACATCTCCTAA